One region of Glycine max cultivar Williams 82 chromosome 9, Glycine_max_v4.0, whole genome shotgun sequence genomic DNA includes:
- the LOC100526981 gene encoding suppressor of mec-8 and unc-52 protein homolog 2: MTASNKKNPKEKPIRRKEEKPEEPEVPKYRDRAKERREDQNPDYEQTELGFHAVAPPGTVDIRSSDAHKLSIEKSKYLGGDVEHTHLVKGLDYALLNKVRSEIDKKPEAGDDVEGKSRSAMEDQQVSIRTATAKSVYQWIVKPQTISKTNEMFLPGRMTFIYNMEGGYHHDIPTTLHRSKADCPVPEEMVTVNVDGSVLDRIAKIMSYLRLGSSGKILKKKRKEKDAKGKILAVGNGFDKEDKPSKVEGGAKNQTEKEIILPPPPPIKKNPLHSIEKQGPAVARAEDDDIFVGEGVDYDIPGKDLSQSPVSEDMEESPRNKEKPSYFTEPTYGPVQPSMVPQGWQETNGYDVMQTQALAAGYQGEWQEYQYAEQLAYPDQYLQQNMQAYDEQADLNLPLDPRFMTQEEKDRGLGSVFKRDDQRLQQLREKDAREKDPNFISESYSECYPGYQEYNREIVDSDDEDDLSKMDMGGRAKGRLHRWDFETEEEWATYNEQKEAMPKAAFQFGVKMQDGRKTRKQNKDQKLNNDLHKINKILARKKMEKDTNGEGGNHYDDEPTPGKKLRI; encoded by the exons ATGACCGCTTCCAATAAGAAAAACCCCAAAGAGAAACCAATTCGCCGCAA GGAAGAAAAACCGGAAGAACCGGAAGTGCCGAAATACAGAGATCGAGCTAAAGAGCGTAGAGAGGATCAGAATCCTGATTATGAACAAACTGAGCTTGGATTTCATGCAGTTGCACCACCTGGTACTGTGGATATTCG GTCATCTGATGCGCACAAGTTATCTATTGAGAAGAGCAAGTACCTTGGAG GTGATGTGGAACATACACATTTGGTCAAAGGTTTGGATTATGCATTGCTGAACAAAGTAAGAAGTGAGATAGATAAGAAGCCAGAGGCTGGGGATGACGTTGAGGGGAAATCCAG GTCTGCTATGGAAGACCAACAAGTGTCGATTCGCACAGCAACTGCAAAG TCAGTTTATCAGTGGATCGTCAAGCCTCAGACCATTAGTAAGACAAATGAGATGTTTCTCCCTGGTCGAATGACATTTATTTATAACATG GAGGGTGGATACCATCATGATATTCCAACAACCTTGCACCGTAGTAAAGCTGACTGTCCAGTGCCAGAG GAAATGGTTACAGTTAATGTTGATGGATCTGTTCTAGATCGAATTGCTAAAATAATGTCATATCTTCGTCTTGGTTCTTCTGGGAAGATcctaaagaagaagagaaaggaaaaggaTGCAAAAG GGAAGATTTTGGCTGTTGGTAATGGATTTGACAAAGAGGATAAGCCATCAAAGGTTGAAGGTGGGGCAAAAAATCaaactgaaaaagaaattattctGCCTCCTCCACCTCCCATAAAGAAAAATCCTCTTCATTCAATAGAGAAACAAGGCCCAGCTGTTGCTAGAGCAGAAGATGATGACATTTTTGTTGGTGAAGGGGTTGACTATGATATACCTGGTAAAGACTTGAGCCAAAGTCCTGTCTCTGAGGACATGGAAGAGTCTCCTAGGAACAAAGAAAAACCTTCATATTTCACAGAACCTACTTATGGTCCTGTCCAACCTTCAATGGTTCCTCAAGGGTGGCAAGAAACA AATGGATATGATGTAATGCAAACACAAGCCTTGGCTGCTGGCTACCAAGGAGAGTGGCAGGAATACCAGTATGCTGAACAACTGGCTTATCCTGATCAATATCTTCAGCAAAATATGCAGGCTTATGATGAGCAAGCAGATTTAAATCTTCCACTGGATCCACGCTTTATgactcaagaagaaaaggatcgGGGTTTAGGATCAGTGTTTAAGCGAGATGACCAGAGACTTCAACAGCTGAGGGAGAAAGATGCTCGTGAAAAAGATCCCAACTTCATCTCAGAGAGTTACTCTGAATGTTACCCAGGATATCAAGAATATAACCGTGAGATAGTGGACAGTGATGATGAAGACGACTTGTCCAAAATGGACATGGGTGGAAGG GCAAAGGGTCGTCTTCATAGATGGGACTTTGAAACTGAAGAGGAATGGGCAACTTACAATGAGCAGAAGGAAGCAATGCCAAAAGCTGCATTCCAGTTCGGTGTGAAGATGCAAGATGGCCGGAAGACCCGAAAGCAAAACAAGGACCAGAAGCTCAATAATGATTTGCACAAGATCAATAAGATACTTGCCAGAAAGAAGATGGAAAAGGACACGAATGGTGAGGGGGGTAACCATTATGATGATGAACCAACACCTGGAAAGAAGCTTAGAATATGA
- the LOC100788582 gene encoding protein PIN-LIKES 3-like, translated as MRIFEKIVVKLRELRTIFGKSSRRGCYLETPQSLTVVVSPLCSRAVPPLSCSRVAVNVEGVNPHSHFRLCHAATLKSSNLVVSNYCKNFVNLLGKDARIQVNQLVHYVFNHALVGGNLADRITFENVVLLWFMLVNILLTFIIGYALGWILIKLTKAPKHLEGLIMGVCFVGNLGNLPIIIIPAICKDKGSPFGDSNVCCQYGMAYASLSMVVGAVYIWTYVYNIMRVSTSVVPKDDYRTNSFRLEASEEFLEFLPEEESSEPENPPKDNMMYYTLLLSSIESEENVKLPISAKIKHQIGKLLVNSNFRAIFSPATLGAIVGFIVGVVPQIRKLMIGGDASLHVIQDSVTMVGYVCIPKLIFNLKLH; from the exons ATgagaatttttgaaaaaatcgtcGTTAAGCTTCGTGAGTTAAGGACGATTTTTGGAAAATCGTCACGGAGA GGTTGCTACCTTGAAACCCCTCAGTCTCTCACCGTCGTGGTTTCACCTTTGTGTAGCCGCGCAGTGCCACCATTGTCGTGTTCTCGTGTCGCCGTCAACGTTGAAGGTGTGAACCCTCACTCTCACTTTCGCCTCTGCCATGCCGCGACGTTGAAG TCTAGTAACCTAGTTGTttcaaattattgtaaaaatttcGTAAATTTATTGGGAAAAGATGCAAGGATTCAAGTGAATC AACTTGTGCATTATGTGTTCAATCATGCACTGGTGGGTGGCAATTTGGCCGACAGGATTACTTTTGAGAATGTTGTTTTACT GTGGTTCATGCTGGTCAATATCCTCTTGACATTTATAATAGGCTATGCCTTAGGATGGATCCTTATCAAATTAACAAAGGCTCCCAAACACTTGGAAGGGCTAATAATGGGTGTCTGTTTTGTAG GAAATTTAGGAAACTTGCCTATAATCATTATCCCGGCTATCTGTAAAGACAAAGGTAGTCCTTTTGGAGACTCCAATGTCTGCTGTCAATATGGAATGGCTTATGCTTCACTTTCTATGGTG GTTGGAGCTGTTTATATATGGACTTATGTATATAACATAATGAGAGTTTCTACAAGTGTAGTACCAAAAGATGATTATAGAACTAACTCCTTCAGACTGGAGGCTTCAGAAGAATTCCTAGAATTCTTACCAGAGGAAGAATCCTCAGAACCTGAAAATCCACCAAAGgacaacatga TGTATTACACACTTCTGCTTTCTTCAATTGAATCTGAGGAGAATGTGAAG TTACCGATCTCAGCTAAAATCAAACACCAAATTGGAAAGCTTTTAGTCAACTCCAATTTCAGAGCTATATTTTCACCAGCAACTCTTGGAGCG ATTGTTGGCTTTATTGTTGGAGTAGTTCCCCAGATACGTAAGTTGATGATTGGCGGTGATGCTTCACTTCATGTGATTCAAGACTCTGTTACCATGGTTGGGTATGTATGCATcccaaaacttatttttaatttgaaattacacTAG
- the RTRP5 gene encoding RING/U-box superfamily protein, which yields MLNPEPPPPPPPMMVPPATPMNRETTSLRKKNRLRTRTRIPPFDVDSSFFTTPISLQGTTKSNAISVEQYDGVSASASSPVHVINLSDTEDDDEVRILNFTPINTSFGKRSKKSSSKGECSNSASFVCEICTETKTARDSFSIIGCHHVYCNSCVAQYVESKLEENIVSIPCPVPGCRGLLEADDCREILAPRVFDRWGKALCEAVIAAEEKFYCPFADCSVMLIRGIEENNIREAECPNCRRLFCAQCRVPWHDNMPCEDFQKLNADERDKEDIMLMNLANQMQWKRCPRCRFYVAKSDGCMYMKCRCGNAFCYNCGAPNLTSSHSCSYCFR from the exons ATGTTGAACCCCGaaccgccgccgccgccgccgccgatGATGGTTCCGCCGGCGACGCCGATGAACCGCGAAACGACGTCGCTAAGGAAGAAGAACAGACTCCGAACTCGAACTCGAATTCCACCTTTCGACGTGGACTCCTCCTTCTTCACCACGCCGATCTCCTTGCAAGGCACCACAAAATCAAACGCGATCTCCGTGGAGCAATACGACGGCGTTTCCGCTTCCGCTTCCAGCCCCGTCCACGTCATCAACCTCTCTGATACCGAGGACGACGACGAAGTCCGAATCCTCAACTTCACTCCCATAAACACGTCCTTCGGAAAACGCAGCAAGAAATCATCATCCAAAGGAGAGTGCTCCAACTCCGCATCGTTCGTCTGCGAAATCTGCACCGAAACGAAAACCGCCAGAGACTCCTTCTCGATCATCGGATGCCACCACGTGTACTGCAACTCCTGCGTGGCGCAGTACGTCGAATCGAAGCTCGAAGAGAACATCGTTAGCATCCCCTGCCCCGTGCCGGGATGCAGGGGACTACTGGAGGCTGATGATTGCCGTGAAATTCTCGCGCCTCGCGTCTTCGATCGGTGGGGAAAAGCCTTATGCGAGGCTGTGATTGCTGCTGAAGAAAAATTCTATTGTCCCTTTGCGGATTGTTCTGTTATGTTGATTAGAGGGATCGAGGAAAACAATATCAGAGAAGCTGAGTGTCCTAACTGTAGGAGGCTTTTCTGTGCGCAGTGTAGGGTGCCCTGGCACGATAATATGCCCTGCGAGGACTTTCAGAAGCTGAACGCGGACGAGAGGGATAAGGAGGATATCATGCTGATGAACCTCGCCAATCAAATGCAGTGGAAGAGGTGCCCCCGGTGTAGGTTCTACGTCGCCAAATCGGATGGATGCATGTACATGAAATGCAG GTGTGGAAACGCCTTCTGTTACAACTGTGGAGCTCCCAACTTAACCAGCTCCCATAGTTGCAGCTATTGTTTTCGTTAA
- the RTRP5 gene encoding RING/U-box superfamily protein isoform X1, translated as MLNPEPPPPPPPMMVPPATPMNRETTSLRKKNRLRTRTRIPPFDVDSSFFTTPISLQGTTKSNAISVEQYDGVSASASSPVHVINLSDTEDDDEVRILNFTPINTSFGKRSKKSSSKGECSNSASFVCEICTETKTARDSFSIIGCHHVYCNSCVAQYVESKLEENIVSIPCPVPGCRGLLEADDCREILAPRVFDRWGKALCEAVIAAEEKFYCPFADCSVMLIRGIEENNIREAECPNCRRLFCAQCRVPWHDNMPCEDFQKLNADERDKEDIMLMNLANQMQWKRCPRCRFYVAKSDGCMYMKCRGKTQKQLLLLIHYRKVASVY; from the exons ATGTTGAACCCCGaaccgccgccgccgccgccgccgatGATGGTTCCGCCGGCGACGCCGATGAACCGCGAAACGACGTCGCTAAGGAAGAAGAACAGACTCCGAACTCGAACTCGAATTCCACCTTTCGACGTGGACTCCTCCTTCTTCACCACGCCGATCTCCTTGCAAGGCACCACAAAATCAAACGCGATCTCCGTGGAGCAATACGACGGCGTTTCCGCTTCCGCTTCCAGCCCCGTCCACGTCATCAACCTCTCTGATACCGAGGACGACGACGAAGTCCGAATCCTCAACTTCACTCCCATAAACACGTCCTTCGGAAAACGCAGCAAGAAATCATCATCCAAAGGAGAGTGCTCCAACTCCGCATCGTTCGTCTGCGAAATCTGCACCGAAACGAAAACCGCCAGAGACTCCTTCTCGATCATCGGATGCCACCACGTGTACTGCAACTCCTGCGTGGCGCAGTACGTCGAATCGAAGCTCGAAGAGAACATCGTTAGCATCCCCTGCCCCGTGCCGGGATGCAGGGGACTACTGGAGGCTGATGATTGCCGTGAAATTCTCGCGCCTCGCGTCTTCGATCGGTGGGGAAAAGCCTTATGCGAGGCTGTGATTGCTGCTGAAGAAAAATTCTATTGTCCCTTTGCGGATTGTTCTGTTATGTTGATTAGAGGGATCGAGGAAAACAATATCAGAGAAGCTGAGTGTCCTAACTGTAGGAGGCTTTTCTGTGCGCAGTGTAGGGTGCCCTGGCACGATAATATGCCCTGCGAGGACTTTCAGAAGCTGAACGCGGACGAGAGGGATAAGGAGGATATCATGCTGATGAACCTCGCCAATCAAATGCAGTGGAAGAGGTGCCCCCGGTGTAGGTTCTACGTCGCCAAATCGGATGGATGCATGTACATGAAATGCAG GGGAAAGACGCAGAAGCAGCTGCTTTTGCTGATCCACTATCGAAAGGTAGCCAGTGTTTACTAA